The Deltaproteobacteria bacterium genome contains the following window.
TCGCGTGTCACGGGGGCGGCCACCGGTTTCCGGGGGCCCACGACCCGGCGATGCTCCGCCGCGCGCTCGCGTTCTACGTGTGCCGCGACGGCGCTGCCGTGCGCGCGACGGTGACCAACGCCGGCGCGGGACACAACGTCCCCACCGGCGACGTCCACCGCCACGTCGTCGTCCGCGCGTGGTACTCGACCGCCCCCGAGCGGCTGCGCGATGCGTTCTTCGGCCGCCGGTTCGCCCTCGCCGGCGACGGGACGAAGAAGACCATCTGGGACTCGACGATCCCGCCCGGCGCGACGCGACGCTGGCGCATCGATCCGGCGGCGCTCGGACCGCCGGCGACCGCCCGCGAGCCACTCAACGTCGAGCTGCGCTACGTGTACGCGAACCGCGAGGACATCGCGGACGAGGTCGGCGAACCGGTCGTGTTCCCGATCGCGCGCGTCCGCTCGCGACCGGAGGATCTGCCGCCGTGCGCGCGCTGACCGGCCCGACCGCGCTGCTCGTCGCCCTCGCGGTCGCCGGCGACGCGGCGGCCGACGACGACGCGGCCGGCCTGGCGGCCCGACTCGCCGCCGCCGGGCTGGTCGACGTGCGCACCCTCGCGCCGGCCATTCAGGTGGAACTCAAGTACTCGACGGCCGACAACTTTCTCGGCGCGGACGTCTACGGCGACCTCGACGCCTGCTACCTCAACCCGGACGCCGCGCGCATGCTCGCGCGCGCCGCCGACTTGCTGGCGGAGCGCGCGCCGAACCTGCGCCTGCACGTGTACGACTGCGTGCGGCCGGTCGCGGTGCAAAAGAAGATGTGGGCGCTGGTCAAGGGCACACCGAAACGCGCCTATGTCGCCAACCCGTACCGCAAGGTCAAGGGCATGCACAACTACGGTTGTGCGGTCGACCTGACGCTCGCGGACGAGTCCGGCGCGCCGGTCGACATGGGCACGCCGTTCGATCACTTCGGCCCCGAGGCAGAGCCGCGCCGCGAGCTGCGGCTGCTCGCCGCGGGCCGGCTCTCCGCGGCGCAGGTGTCGAGCCGACTGCAGCTGCGCCGCGTCATGGTGGACGCGGGGTTCTTGCCGCTCGACAACGAGTGGTGGCACTTCGACTGCGCGACCGGCCGCGACGCGCGCGCGCGTTACCGCATCGTGCCGTGATCGCCGCGGCCGCGCGCCCGGCTCACTGCGCGTCCGCCGCCTCGCGCAGCTCCGCGATTGACTGCTCGATCCCCCGCGCGAACACGTCGAGGTCCGGGACGCCGTCCCAATCGCCGCACAGGCCGAAGTGCAGGCCGCCGTCGTAGCTCACGAGCGCGACGCCGAGGGTCGTCGTACCGACGAGCGGCACGAACGGATACGCCGCGAGCAGTTTGCCGCCGCGTAGATACAGCGGGAACTGCGGCCCGGGCACGTTGGTCACCGTCAGGTTCACCATGCGCTGCAGTGCGATCGCCCGGCCGGCGAGCGCGAGCACCGTCGGCGGGGCGTACTCGGACAGCTTGACCCAAAAGTCGGCGCCGACCGCCTGGCGCGACTCTTTCAATCCGGTCATCTGCGCGGTCACGTACTTGAGGCGCTGAACCGGGTCCGGCTCGCCGACCGGCAAGTCGGCCGCCATCATCGACACCTGGTTGCCGTAGGTCATGCGCTGGCTCGGATCCCGCACCGACACCGGAACGAGCGCGCGCAGGTGCAGATCGTCCACCGACTCGCCGCGCTCGACGAGCAGCCGGCGCAGCCCGCCCGCGACCACCGCGAGCACGACATCGTTGATCTTGCACTCGAAGGCGCGCTTGATGTGTTTGAACGTCGCCAGCGGTGCGGTGAGCGGGATGAACCGGCGATGCGGCCCGATCGGGCGCGTGAGCGACGACACCTTGGGCGCGAAGTCCATCGTCGCCTTGCCGAACGACAGCAGCCCCTGGACGACCTCGGCCGCCCGCTCGACGAACTGCTGCGGCGCCTCGCGCATCTGTCGCACCTTCGCCGCGAGCTCGGCCGGGCGCGTGAACGTCTCGATCAAGCTGTCGCGCAGCAGTTCCTGCTTCGATGGCGGCGGCTGCGGCTCCCACGGCGGCGGCGGCTTGCTCGGCGGCGGATCCTTCATCACGTCGAGGATCACGGTGCCGAGGTCGACGCCGCTTACGCCATCGATCAGACAGTGGTGCGTCTTCTGAATGAGGCCCTTGCGCCCCTCGGGAAGGTCGACCATCCAGATTTCCCACAGGGGACGCGACCGGTCCAGCGGCGTGCTCATCAGCCGCTCCATCAGCCGGATCGCCTCGGCCATGCCCCCCGGTTTGGGCAGACCGGTGTGCCGCACGTGAAACCGGATGTCGAAGTGCGGATCGTCCACCCACACCGGCCGGCCCTGGCCGTACGGAACCCACATCAGCTTCTTGCGAAAGCGCGGCACCAGGTGCAGGCGGCTCTCGATGTGAGCGGCCAGGCCCTGTTCGTCCAGGCCCGTATCCTCGAAGATGGCCAGCGTCCCGATGTGCATGTGCGCCACCGGGGATTCCGCGTATAAGAAGGTAGCGTCCTGCGCCGACAGCCGCTCGTAGGTGCCCATAGTTGCCAGGGAATAATATTGGATTCCGCTCAGTTCGGCGGGAAGGCGCCGTGTACCTTCGCCCCCCGGGCCGATGATTCGCCTCGAAAACGTCAACAAGTCCTACCACGTGGGCCGCAATCGGCTCCACGTGCTACGCGACGTCAACCTCGAAGTCGGCGCCGGCGAGTTCGTGTCGATCATGGGCTCGTCGGGCTCCGGCAAATCCACCCTGCTCAATATCCTCGGCATCCTCGACAGCTACGACTCGGGGAGCTACTACCTGGACGGGACCCTGATCCGCAACCTGTCGGAGCGCCAGGCCGCCCGCTACCGCAACCAGTACATCGGCTTCGTGTTCCAGTCGTTCAATTTGCTGCCGTTCAAGAACGCGATGGAAAACGTGGCCCTGCCGCTGTACTACCAGAAGGTGCCGCGCCGGCGGCGCAACCGCATCGCGCTCGACTACCTGGACCGCGTCGGCCTCCGCGATTGGGCCGACCACCTGCCGACCGAGCTGTCCGGCGGCCAGATGCAGCGCGTCGCGATCGCGCGCGCTCTCATCACCAAGCCCCGCCTGCTGTTGGCCGACGAGCCGACCGGAGCCCTCGACTCGACCACATCCGAGCAAATCATGGAGTTGCTCGAGGAGATCAACCAGACGGGCATGACGATTATCGTCGTGACCCACGAGCACGACATCGCCGAGCGCACGCGGCGCTGCATCCGCCTGCGCGACGGCGTCGTCGTCGAGGCATGACGTGCTCGACATCGACCGCTGGCAGGAGATCGGCAGCACCATCCGCCACCACAAGCTGCGCACGGCGCTCACCGGGCTCAGCGTCGCGTGGGGCATCTTCATGCTCGTCATCCTGCTCGCGGCCGGCAAAGGACTGCAGAACACCGCCGCGTACGGCTTTCGCGACGACGCCGTCAACAGCATCTGGGTGCGCAGCGGGCGCACGACCAAGCCGTACAGAGGGCGCGCGGTCGGTCGCGAGATCCAGTTTACGACTGCCGACTACGACGCCGCCCGCGACCGCGTCCCCGGCATCGACCACATCTCGGCCCGCCTTCACCTGTGGGGCGAGTTCACCGTCACCTATAAGAACCAACACGCGTCGTTCGACATTCGCGCCTGCCACCCGGACCACCTGTACATCGAGCGAACCACGATGGTGCGCGGGCGGTTCATCAACCAGCGCGACCTCGACGAGCGCCGCAAGGTCGCGGTCATCGGCACCAAAGTAGTCGACCAGCTGTTCGGTGACGAGGACCCGATCGGAAAGATCATCACGATCGGCAGCATCAACTACAAGGTGGTCGGCATCTACGAAGACGAAGGCGGCGAAGGCGAGTTGCGCAAGATCTATCTGCCGATCACCACCGCGCAGATGGCCTACGGCGGCGGCGACCGCATCGACATGTTCATGTTCACCGTCGGGGACGCGCCCGTCGACGAGGCAAAGCGGATCGAACAATCCGTGCGCCGCCAGCTCGCGCGGCGGCACGCGTTCGACCCGGACGACCCGCGCGCGCTGTGGATCCGCAACAACCTCGAGAACTACGAAAAAATCACGTCGGTGTTGCACAAGATCGACTTGTTCGTGTGGCTGATCGGGATCGGCACCATCCTCGCGGGCATTGTCGGCGTGAGCAACATCATGCTCATCTCGGTCAAGGAGCGCACGAAGGAGTTCGGCGTGCGCAAGGCGGTGGGCGCGACGCCGGGATCGATCGTGACGCTCGTCGTGCAGGAAGCGCTGCTGCTCACGTCGGTGTCCGGCTACTTCGGTCTGGTCGCGGGCGTCGGCCTCGTCGAGGCGATCAATGCCGCCATTCCCGACATGACCGCGTTTCGCCACCCGGACGTGGACGTCGGCGTCGCCGCGGCGGCGACCGCCATCCTCGTGGTCGCCGGCGTACTCGCCGGCATCTTCCCCGCATGGCGCGCGGCGCGTATCCGGCCCGTCGTCGCCCTGCGCGACGAGTGACCCATGAGCCTCGACACCTGGCAAGAGATCCTCGCGACCCTGCGCGGCAACGTGCTGCGAACGCTGCTGACCGCGCTGGGGGTGTTCTGGGGCATCTTCATGCTCGTCGTCATGCTCGGCGCCGGCCGGGGGCTCGAGCGGGGCGTGACCCGCGGCATGGCGGGCTTCGCCACGAACTCGATCTTCGTGTGGGGCCAGCGCACGTCGCTGCCGTACGACGGGTTGCCGCCGGGGCGCTTTGTCGCCTTCGAAAACGCCGACATCGACCTCCTCCGCGACAAGGTCGACGGCATCGAGTACCTGGCGCCGCGCCTTCAACTCGGCGGCTGGCGCGGCGGCGACAACGTCACGCGCGGCGCCAAGACCGGCAACTTCAACGTCAACGGCGACTACCCCGAGTTGCAATACGTGCAGGGGATGGACTTCATCCGCGGGCGCTTCATCAACCAACTGGACATCGACCAGCGCCGCAAGGTGGCGGTGATCGGTCCGCGCGTCTACGAGACGCTCTACCAGCCCGGCGAGGATCCGATCGGCACTCACATCAAGATCAAGGGCGTGTACTTCACGGTCGTGGGCCACTTCAAACCGAAGGGGACCGGCGGCTGGTCGGAGCGGCTCGCCGCCACGATCTTCGTGCCGTTCACGACGTTCCAGAGCGCGTTCAATCAGGGCAACCGCGTCGGTTGGTTCGCGATCACCGTGCCGCCCGGCTACGACATCGAAAAGGTCGAGCGCGACATCAAACGCGTGCTCGCGAAGCGACACCGCATCCACCCGGACGATCGCCAGGCGTTCGGTAGCTTCAACGCCGGCAAGAGCTTCCGCGAGATGTCGGCCGTGTTCATCGGCATCAACGCGCTCGTGTGGTTCGTCGGCATCTGCACCCTGCTCGCCGGCGTCATCGGCGTGAGCAACATCATGCTGATCGTCGTCAAGGAGCGCACCAAGGAGATCGGCATCAAGAAGGCTCTCGGCGCGACGCCGTGGGCGATCACCAGCCAGATCGTCCAGGAGTCCACCATCCTCACGGCGATCGCGGGCTACCTGGGATTGTCGGCCGGCGTCGTCGTCCTCGCCGTGATCGACAAGTTGGATGTCGACATCCTCGCTTCCCCGCAGGTGGATCTCCGCATCGCGCTCATCGCCACCGCGATCCTCGTGATCGCGGGCGCCTTCGCCGGCCTGATTCCGGCCTACCACGCCGTCCGCATCCACCCGGTCGCAGCCCTGAGGTCCGAGTAACGCGTTCCGACCGCGAGCGAAGCCATGAAGAAACTCCTGATCGCCCTCGCCATCCTGTTCGTCCTGGTCGTCTTCGGCGGCACGCTGGTGTTCCTGTACAAGAAATCGCAGGCCAAGCCGGTGGTCTACGAGATCGTGACGCCGACCCGCGCGGACATCGTCAAAAAGACCGTCGCGACGGGGAGCATCGTCCCGCGCAAGGAGGTCGAACTGAAGCCGCGCGTATCCGGGATCGTGTCCAAGATCCTCGTGGAGCCCGGCGATCAGGTGAAGGCCGGCGATCTCGTCGCGACGATCGACATCGTGCCCGACACGCAGCGGCTCACGCAGGCGCAAGCGGCAGTGCGGTCGGCCAAGATCAGCGCAGACAACGCACGCAACGAGCTGGCGCGCGCCGACAAGCTCAAGGCCAAGGGGCTCATGCCTGAGTCGGAATACAACCGCTACAAGCTCGAGTACGAGCTGCGCCAGGCGGAGCTCGCCGCCGCGCAGGACAACCTCCAGGTCATCCGCAAGGGGGCGTCGCGCGCGGCCGGCAAGGCGCGCAACACGGAGGTGCGGTCCACCGTGGCCGGCACCGTGTTGGACGTGCCCGTCAAAGAGGGCATGTCGGTCATCGAGAGCAACAACTTCAATGCCGGATCGACCATCGCCGTGGTCGCCGACATGTCCGACATGATCTTCGAGGGCACGGTCGACGAGTCAGAGGTCGGCAAGCTGCGCGTCGGCATGCCGCTGGACATCCGCGTCGGCGCGCTCGACAACGACGTGCTGTCCGGCACGCTCGAGTACATCGCGCCGAAGGGCGTCGTCAAAGACGGCGCAATCCAGTTCCAGATCCGCGCGGCGATCCAGCCCAAGCCCGGCGTCACGATCCGAGCCGGCTACAGCGCGAACGCCGACATCGTGCTCGACAAGGTCGAAAACGTGCTCGCGATCGACGAGAGCGTGGTCACGTTCGACGGGGACAAGGCGTTCGTCGAGGTCGAGACGGCGCCGCAGACGTTCGAACGCCGCGAGGTGCAGCTCGGCCTGTCGGACGGCATCCGCGTCGAGGTCAAGTCGGGCATCGACGAATCCGCGCGGCTCAAGGGCCGCGAAAAGACCGACTGACGGCCGCGCCGCGCGCGTACGGGGTCGGAGGCGCCGGCGCCGCGGGACCCGCGCCGGCGCCGCGCGGCGCGCACTGGATGCGGCCGACGGCGGGCGGCCGTCGCGGCCGGGCGGCGAACCGCCCCCGCGGCCGGTCACCACAGAATCGAGCCGCTGTGGTCGCTCACGTCGGCCGACGTGGTGGCGCGGTAGTGGTACGTGTGCGGCGGCTCGTGGGGCTTGCCGTGCTCCTCGCACCACCACGTCTTGCCGCCGGATTCCGCGCGAACCTTGACGCACGCCGGGCAAGGCGGCTCGGGCGCGAACGCGGCGTCCTCCGCGGGATCGTGCGTGTAGGTCTTGGGCCGCATCACGAGCACCGGACACCCGGCGTGGCGCACGACCTTCTCGGCGACCGACCCGATCAGCCACCGCTTGAGCCCGCTGCGCCCGTGCGTGCCGAGGACGATCACGTCGGCGGCGGCTTCGGAGGCGAGCGCCAAAATCTCCTGCGCCGGGTGGCCGATGCGCGCGTGGACGAACAGTCGCAGGTCCGTCGGAGTCGGCTTGGGAATGCGGCGATCGGCCAGCTTCGTCGCCTCCTGCTGCATTCGCTCCGCCGTCTCGTACGTCGCCCGCATGCCCTCCTCGAGCACGGCGACGACGTGCAGGTCGGCGTGCGCGTGGTTGAGCGCGGCGGCCACCGCCTGCTCGAGCGCCAGCTCCGCGAGATCGGAAAAGTCATAGGCCACGACGGCCGTAAACCGCTTGTCTTGCTCGTTGGACATGGTCGCCCTCCTCGCTTGTATCACCAACTGTGCCGCAGCCGCGACTGCATCGGCGTCGTAGCCGCCGTGAGCCACCACGTCGGGCTCGACCGGTGGCTCGTAGGGAACGCCGACGCCGGGCAGGTCGGCGATCCGTCCCTCGTCGGCGGCAGCGTACAGCCCCTTGACGTCGCGGCGCCGGCACTCGTCGAGCGGCGTCGCGACGTACACCTCGACGAACCGCGGCGCCTGCTCGCGCGCGCGGTCGCGAAATCGCCGCTCGTGCGCGGTCGCGGCGACGACCGCGACGTACCCGAGGCGCGCGATGTCCGCCGCCATGCGCGCGAGCGCGCCGTAGAACGCGTCGCGCGCGGCCTCACCGTAGCCGAGGTCGGGCATCAACTGCGCCCGCACCTGGTCGCCGTCGAGCAACTTGACCCGCACGCCGGCGAGGGCGAGCTGGTCGTACAACGCGCGCGCGAACGTCGACTTGCCGGATGCCGGCAGCCCGGTGACCCACACGACCGCTCCCTTGCCCCCTGGCGTCATCGGAACAGCTCCTCGGCGAATTCGGGGTCGACGCGCTCGGCGTCCAGCACGCGTTCGGCCAGGCCGAGCAGCGCGTCGCGCTGGCCGCCGGTGAGGCGGGGATACCAGCGCGGGTTCGCGAGCACGAGCGCCCGCCACGCGAAGTACGGCGGCGCGACCTCGACCACCTCGCGGTCGCCGGATCGATCGAGATACGTGCGCCACAGCGCGTACCACATGCGCGAAAACGCGGGCGCCCACGTTCCCGGGTGCGTGAGCGCGAAGAACACGTAGTTGATCGCGAGGCACGTGACGTCATCGGCCGCGTCGCCGCGACAGCCACGGCTCGCGTCGAGCAACGCGATGTTTCCGCGGTCGTCGAACAGGATGTTGAACGGATGGAAATCGCCGTGGACGCGGCACAGCCGGTCGTGACGGCCGCGCAACTTCCATCGCCATCCGGCGACTCGCTGTTCGAGCTCCGCCAACCGGTCGAGCGGCGCACCCGGCACATCCGGCGGATAGCCGTCGACGATGCCGTAGACGCCCTCGCCGTGGCCGACCAGGTCGCGGATCGCGCGCGCGTACGCCGCCGGCGGGCCGCCGCGGTCGCGGTGCAACGCCGCGAGGTAACGCGCAAGATGGTCCACGCGATCGAGGTCGGCGTCGTCCACGGCCGCGCCGGCGGCGATGCGGCGCAACTCGTCGGCGTACAGGCGCCCGGGCGCGTAGTCGGTGACGACGTAGAACTCGCCGCAGTCGCGCAGCGACCGCAGCCGCCCGTGCCGATCGACCGCGCCGACGTCGATGGCGGCGACGTGGTCGGGCACGGCGCGGTAGCTGTCGAACGCGAGCAACATCTGCGCCGCGCGGTCGGACCGCCGATCGTGGCCGAACTCGTTGGCGGTCGCCGTGTGCAGGACGAAGTCGCGCCGGCAACCGTCCGCCTCGCGCACCGACAGCCGCAGCGCGCGGCCGTAGCCGAAGCCCTTTTCCGTGCGATCGGCGGCCGCGTCGTCGCCCAGCGGCTCCACC
Protein-coding sequences here:
- a CDS encoding wax ester/triacylglycerol synthase family O-acyltransferase — its product is MGTYERLSAQDATFLYAESPVAHMHIGTLAIFEDTGLDEQGLAAHIESRLHLVPRFRKKLMWVPYGQGRPVWVDDPHFDIRFHVRHTGLPKPGGMAEAIRLMERLMSTPLDRSRPLWEIWMVDLPEGRKGLIQKTHHCLIDGVSGVDLGTVILDVMKDPPPSKPPPPWEPQPPPSKQELLRDSLIETFTRPAELAAKVRQMREAPQQFVERAAEVVQGLLSFGKATMDFAPKVSSLTRPIGPHRRFIPLTAPLATFKHIKRAFECKINDVVLAVVAGGLRRLLVERGESVDDLHLRALVPVSVRDPSQRMTYGNQVSMMAADLPVGEPDPVQRLKYVTAQMTGLKESRQAVGADFWVKLSEYAPPTVLALAGRAIALQRMVNLTVTNVPGPQFPLYLRGGKLLAAYPFVPLVGTTTLGVALVSYDGGLHFGLCGDWDGVPDLDVFARGIEQSIAELREAADAQ
- a CDS encoding ABC transporter ATP-binding protein, which translates into the protein MIRLENVNKSYHVGRNRLHVLRDVNLEVGAGEFVSIMGSSGSGKSTLLNILGILDSYDSGSYYLDGTLIRNLSERQAARYRNQYIGFVFQSFNLLPFKNAMENVALPLYYQKVPRRRRNRIALDYLDRVGLRDWADHLPTELSGGQMQRVAIARALITKPRLLLADEPTGALDSTTSEQIMELLEEINQTGMTIIVVTHEHDIAERTRRCIRLRDGVVVEA
- a CDS encoding ABC transporter permease; translation: MLDIDRWQEIGSTIRHHKLRTALTGLSVAWGIFMLVILLAAGKGLQNTAAYGFRDDAVNSIWVRSGRTTKPYRGRAVGREIQFTTADYDAARDRVPGIDHISARLHLWGEFTVTYKNQHASFDIRACHPDHLYIERTTMVRGRFINQRDLDERRKVAVIGTKVVDQLFGDEDPIGKIITIGSINYKVVGIYEDEGGEGELRKIYLPITTAQMAYGGGDRIDMFMFTVGDAPVDEAKRIEQSVRRQLARRHAFDPDDPRALWIRNNLENYEKITSVLHKIDLFVWLIGIGTILAGIVGVSNIMLISVKERTKEFGVRKAVGATPGSIVTLVVQEALLLTSVSGYFGLVAGVGLVEAINAAIPDMTAFRHPDVDVGVAAAATAILVVAGVLAGIFPAWRAARIRPVVALRDE
- a CDS encoding ABC transporter permease codes for the protein MSLDTWQEILATLRGNVLRTLLTALGVFWGIFMLVVMLGAGRGLERGVTRGMAGFATNSIFVWGQRTSLPYDGLPPGRFVAFENADIDLLRDKVDGIEYLAPRLQLGGWRGGDNVTRGAKTGNFNVNGDYPELQYVQGMDFIRGRFINQLDIDQRRKVAVIGPRVYETLYQPGEDPIGTHIKIKGVYFTVVGHFKPKGTGGWSERLAATIFVPFTTFQSAFNQGNRVGWFAITVPPGYDIEKVERDIKRVLAKRHRIHPDDRQAFGSFNAGKSFREMSAVFIGINALVWFVGICTLLAGVIGVSNIMLIVVKERTKEIGIKKALGATPWAITSQIVQESTILTAIAGYLGLSAGVVVLAVIDKLDVDILASPQVDLRIALIATAILVIAGAFAGLIPAYHAVRIHPVAALRSE
- a CDS encoding efflux RND transporter periplasmic adaptor subunit, giving the protein MKKLLIALAILFVLVVFGGTLVFLYKKSQAKPVVYEIVTPTRADIVKKTVATGSIVPRKEVELKPRVSGIVSKILVEPGDQVKAGDLVATIDIVPDTQRLTQAQAAVRSAKISADNARNELARADKLKAKGLMPESEYNRYKLEYELRQAELAAAQDNLQVIRKGASRAAGKARNTEVRSTVAGTVLDVPVKEGMSVIESNNFNAGSTIAVVADMSDMIFEGTVDESEVGKLRVGMPLDIRVGALDNDVLSGTLEYIAPKGVVKDGAIQFQIRAAIQPKPGVTIRAGYSANADIVLDKVENVLAIDESVVTFDGDKAFVEVETAPQTFERREVQLGLSDGIRVEVKSGIDESARLKGREKTD
- a CDS encoding adenylyl-sulfate kinase, which produces MTPGGKGAVVWVTGLPASGKSTFARALYDQLALAGVRVKLLDGDQVRAQLMPDLGYGEAARDAFYGALARMAADIARLGYVAVVAATAHERRFRDRAREQAPRFVEVYVATPLDECRRRDVKGLYAAADEGRIADLPGVGVPYEPPVEPDVVAHGGYDADAVAAAAQLVIQARRATMSNEQDKRFTAVVAYDFSDLAELALEQAVAAALNHAHADLHVVAVLEEGMRATYETAERMQQEATKLADRRIPKPTPTDLRLFVHARIGHPAQEILALASEAAADVIVLGTHGRSGLKRWLIGSVAEKVVRHAGCPVLVMRPKTYTHDPAEDAAFAPEPPCPACVKVRAESGGKTWWCEEHGKPHEPPHTYHYRATTSADVSDHSGSILW
- a CDS encoding aminoglycoside phosphotransferase family protein; this encodes MRRPALDALVQELCPGGALLSVEPLGDDAAADRTEKGFGYGRALRLSVREADGCRRDFVLHTATANEFGHDRRSDRAAQMLLAFDSYRAVPDHVAAIDVGAVDRHGRLRSLRDCGEFYVVTDYAPGRLYADELRRIAAGAAVDDADLDRVDHLARYLAALHRDRGGPPAAYARAIRDLVGHGEGVYGIVDGYPPDVPGAPLDRLAELEQRVAGWRWKLRGRHDRLCRVHGDFHPFNILFDDRGNIALLDASRGCRGDAADDVTCLAINYVFFALTHPGTWAPAFSRMWYALWRTYLDRSGDREVVEVAPPYFAWRALVLANPRWYPRLTGGQRDALLGLAERVLDAERVDPEFAEELFR